One Tetrapisispora phaffii CBS 4417 chromosome 3, complete genome DNA segment encodes these proteins:
- the TPHA0C02540 gene encoding uncharacterized protein (similar to Saccharomyces cerevisiae ARG80 (YMR042W); ancestral locus Anc_2.607) codes for MTDHKTKNKKIKIDFIVNKTKRRLTYNTRRVGLMKKSYELSLITGVNILLLISSINDDYVYFFSSPKLRNFVNCNEGQKLIRKCLQEESPKAIETKKHHLEMCRFCNWRFKIRNH; via the coding sequence ATGACTGACcataaaactaaaaataaaaagattaaGATTGATTTTATAGTCAATAAAACTAAACGGAGGTTGACTTATAATACACGTAGAGTTGGCttgatgaagaaaagtTATGAATTGTCATTGATCACTGGTGTCAATATCCTGTTACTAATTTCATCGATCAATGATGACTAtgtctattttttttcatctcCAAAGTTACGTAACTTTGTCAACTGTAATGAAGgtcaaaaattaattcgGAAATGTTTACAAGAAGAAAGCCCTAAAGCTatagaaacaaaaaagcATCATCTCGAGATGTGTAGATTTTGCAACTGGAGATTTAAGATTcgaaatcattaa
- the YNK1 gene encoding nucleoside diphosphate kinase (similar to Saccharomyces cerevisiae YNK1 (YKL067W); ancestral locus Anc_2.606) → MTNTERTFIAIKPDGVQRGLVTKILNRFEQRGYKLVAIKMLNASQELLDQHYAEHVGKPFYPKMSAFMRSGPIVATVWEGKDAVQQGRKLLGATNPADSLPGTIRGDFGIDLGRNVCHGSDSVESANREIKLWFKAEELVTYEQFQAKWIYE, encoded by the coding sequence ATGACCAATACCGAGAGAACTTTTATTGCTATTAAGCCAGATGGCGTTCAAAGAGGTTTAGTTACCAAGATTCTAAATCGTTTTGAGCAGAGAGGTTACAAATTAGTTGCtattaaaatgttaaaTGCATCTcaagaattattagatCAACACTACGCGGAACATGTTGGTAAGCCATTCTATCCAAAGATGTCTGCTTTCATGAGATCTGGACCAATTGTTGCCACCGTTTGGGAAGGTAAAGATGCTGTTCAACAAGGTAGAAAATTATTGGGTGCTACTAATCCAGCTGATTCCTTACCAGGTACTATAAGAGGTGATTTTGGTATTGATCTAGGTAGAAACGTCTGTCATGGCAGTGATTCAGTTGAAAGTGCAAACAGAGAAATTAAGTTATGGTTTAAAGCTGAAGAATTAGTTACCTACGAACAATTCCAAGCTAAGTGGATTTATGAATAA
- the ARA2 gene encoding D-arabinose 1-dehydrogenase (NAD(P)(+)) ARA2 (similar to Saccharomyces cerevisiae ARA2 (YMR041C); ancestral locus Anc_2.604) codes for MTILESRQCHYIKSHDVKNLPNLILGGATLSSQYNDDPNSIPIADMIRFAFRNGITAIDTSPYYGDSEIIYGKALKSIKIEFPRDTYFICTKVGRIGSNEFDYSANNVRKSILRSCKRLNTNYLDVVYLHDVEFTPLEDSIEALTELKKLKDEGIIKNFGLSGYPLDYITKLLDYVHDTCSDSIGDLDLILSYCNMNLQNTRLLQFEDALRKNNIKTICNASILSMSLLNSFETKPFHPCSEELKQCSIQSAKYCASKQVDLADLATRYAISKWYRRGPTVIGVSDIDELKDALNNYWEVRNNDGNLSKKDMELVDHIQKKIFKDHLNERWKSGIDHAKI; via the coding sequence ATGACAATCCTAGAAAGTCGTCAATGTCATTATATAAAGTCTCATGATGTCAAAAACTTACCTAACCTTATTCTGGGAGGTGCAACATTATCTTCGCAATATAACGATGATCCCAATTCAATTCCGATTGCAGATATGATACGATTTGCGTTTAGGAATGGTATTACTGCTATTGATACTTCTCCATATTATGGAGATAGTGAGATCATATACGGGAAAGCATTAAAATCTATAAAAATCGAATTTCCAAGGGATACATACTTCATTTGTACAAAAGTCGGCAGAATTGGATCGAATGAATTTGATTACAGTGCAAATAATGTGAGAAAGAGTATATTACGTTCTTGCAAAAGATTAAACACGAACTACTTAGATGTGGTTTATTTACATGATGTAGAGTTTACACCATTAGAAGATAGCATTGAAGCATTAACCGAATTGAAGAAGCTCAAAGATGAaggaattattaaaaacttTGGACTATCGGGATATCCATTAGATTATATTACCAAATTGCTTGATTATGTGCATGATACATGTTCAGATTCAATTGGAGATTTAGATTTGATATTATCTTATTGTAATATGAACCTTCAAAATACAAGGTTACTTCAGTTTGAAGATGCTTTgagaaaaaacaatattaagACAATTTGTAATGCGTCAATTTTAAGTATGTCTCTTCTAAACTCTTTCGAGACAAAACCATTCCATCCTTGTTCAGAGGAATTGAAACAATGTAGTATCCAAAGTGCTAAATACTGTGCTTCGAAGCAAGTTGACTTAGCTGATTTAGCCACCAGGTATGCAATCAGTAAATGGTATAGAAGAGGTCCTACTGTAATTGGAGTATCTGACATAGATGAGTTAAAAGATGCACTAAACAACTACTGGGAAGTGAGAAACAACGATGGTAATTTATCCAAGAAAGACATGGAATTAGTTGAccatattcaaaaaaagatattcaaAGATCATCTGAATGAGAGATGGAAATCTGGGATAGATCATGCAAAGATCTAA
- the TPHA0C02570 gene encoding uncharacterized protein (similar to Saccharomyces cerevisiae YKL063C; ancestral locus Anc_2.599), with amino-acid sequence MQGGIRRKRDLLPKYQNGASGAGATRLTTPMKKIIVYFCALFSLFVMMSIAFRDENSVDLRTELDNTVKMVMNMYYKDYNAKIEQVSDEEARNLKQGSQITEENSSAVQGAGAGAAQGAGAAQGAGAAQGAGAAQGAGAAQGAGAAQGAGAAQGAGAAQGAGAAQGAGQAPNDLLNN; translated from the coding sequence ATGCAAGGTGGAATTAGAAGAAAGAGAGATTTATTACCAAAATACCAAAATGGTGCTTCCGGTGCAGGTGCCACTCGTCTAACTACtccaatgaaaaaaatcattgTCTATTTCTGTGCCTTATTCTCTCTATTCGTAATGATGTCCATTGCCTTCCGTGATGAAAATTCGGTGGATTTAAGAACTGAGTTGGATAACACAGTTAAAATGGTCATGAATATGTACTATAAGGACTACAACGCTAAAATTGAACAAGTCAGTGATGAAGAAGCTAGAAATTTAAAGCAAGGTAGCCAAATTACAGAGGAAAATTCAAGTGCGGTTCAAGGTGCTGGTGCCGGTGCTGCTCAAGGTGCTGGTGCTGCCCAAGGTGCTGGTGCTGCCCAAGGTGCCGGTGCTGCCCAAGGTGCCGGTGCTGCTCAAGGTGCCGGTGCTGCTCAAGGTGCCGGTGCTGCTCAAGGTGCCGGTGCTGCCCAAGGTGCTGGTGCTGCTCAAGGTGCTGGCCAAGCTccaaatgatttattaaacaattaa
- the TPHA0C02580 gene encoding C2H2-type zinc finger protein (similar to Saccharomyces cerevisiae MSN4 (YKL062W) and MSN2 (YMR037C); ancestral locus Anc_2.598): MADLDELLNNDAAVLELDSLTNLEFESLSNNINVNFNNSYLDGLLINKNNNISESTLVTPKKLHKSNSNVSIGWKEDTVDYKYTTTNSNEIHNSTLSVVDQNQPRNSISHGVDFWNVSNTKRNSLVKQEGNRDENGNEDKNENVDDIVNYEYDTNLSKSLNYFYFNSENLSNSALFSESPVPVQEQSLLGNFQPTIKYSNSISPYPTSNIFIQDNNSNTTMNPNDISIRKNSKNSYDQEFLTNNERRPSTLINATPVLAKSIDPSQNFIAKRNSIHTSIKQSASSKDKLPFVKRNSISPQIIYSDKPFKCNKCEKKFKRSEHLKRHIRSVHSTERPYHCQFCEKNFSRSDNLSQHLKTHKRHGDF; encoded by the coding sequence atgGCGGATTTAGATGAATTGCTTAATAATGACGCAGCTGTGTTAGAATTGGATAGTCTAACTAATTTAGAATTTGAAAgtttatctaataatattaatgttaACTTTAATAATAGTTATTTAGATGGACTGCtgattaataaaaacaataatattagtGAATCAACATTAGTGACTCCCAAAAAATTGCATAAATCAAATAGTAACGTTTCAATTGGTTGGAAAGAAGATACTGTGGACTATAAATATACCACAACAAATAGTAATGAGATTCATAATAGTACATTGAGTGTAGTCGATCAGAACCAACCaagaaattcaatttcTCATGGTGTTGATTTTTGGAATGTCTCAAATACAAAACGAAATAGTTTAGTGAAACAAGAAGGAAATAGAGATGAAAATGGAAACGAAGACAAAAACGAAAATGTTGACGACATTGTTAACTATGAATATGATACAAACTTATCCAAatcattgaattatttttacttcAATTCTGAGAACCTTTCAAATTCAGCATTATTTAGTGAGAGTCCAGTACCAGTTCAAGAACAATCATTACTGGGGAATTTTCAGCCAacaatcaaatattcaaacaGCATATCTCCATACCCCACATCAAACATATTTATACAAGACAACAACAGTAACACAACAATGAATCCAAATGATATATCTATACgaaaaaattcaaaaaacaGTTATGATCAAGAATTCTTAACCAATAACGAGAGAAGGCCTTCCACTCTAATTAATGCCACACCCGTGTTGGCTAAAAGTATAGATCCTTCACAGAATTTTATAGCTAAGAGAAATAGTATACATACTTCCATAAAGCAATCTGCTTCATCGAAGGATAAGTTACCTTTTGtgaaaagaaattcaatatcACCACAAATTATTTACAGTGATAAACCGTTCAAATGTAATAAGTGTgagaaaaaatttaaaagaagtGAACATTTGAAAAGACATATACGATCTGTACATTCAA